GAAAATGGAGTAATTACAGTTGAAGAAGCAAAATCTCTTGAAACATCAATGGAAGTTGTAGAAGGAATGCAATTTGATAATGGATATTTATCACCATATATGGTTACTGATACTGAAAGAATGACAGTTGAATTGGAAAATCCATATATTTTATTAACAAGTAGAAAAATAAATTCAATGAAAGAAATATTAGTATTATTAGAAAAAGTAGTAGAAAGTTCAAGACCTTTACTTATAGTAGCTGATGATATAGAAGGAGAAGCATTATCTACTTTAGTATTAAATAAAATAAGAGGAGCTTTAAATGTAGTTGTTGTTAAAGCACCTGCATTTGGGGATAGAAGACTTGCTATGTTAGAAGATATTGCCATATTAACTGGTGCAATAGTTATATCAGAAGAAAAGGCAATGAAACTTGAAGAGGCAGATTTAGATGATTTAGGTGTTGCTAGAAGAGTTAAAGTTACTAAAGATAAAACTATAATAGTAGATGGAATGGGTAATGAATTAGAAAGAAAAGAAAGAATTGCTCAAATAAAAGGACAAATAGAAGAATCAAAATCAGATTATGATAGAGAAAAACTACAAGAAAGACTTGCAAAACTTTCAGGTGGAGTAGCAGTAATAAGAGTTGGTGCAGCTACTGAAACTGAAATGAAAGAAAAGAAAATGAGAATAGAAGATGCACTAAATGCAACACGTGCTGCGGTTGAAGAAGGAGTTGTTGCAGGAGGAGGAACTGCATTAATACAAATATATAAAGATATTAAAGACTTTAGTATAGAAGGTGAAGAAGGAATAGGTGTTGAGATCTTTAAAAAGGCTTTATTTGCCCCTTTAAAACAGATTGCAATTAATTCAGGTGTAGACGCTGGAGTAGTTGTTGAAAAAGTTTTAAATTCTAAATTAAATTATGGATATGATGCACTTAAAGAAGATTATGTTAATATGTTTGAACGTGGTATTTTAGATCCTACAAAGGTAACTCGTTCTGCAATACAAAATTCTAGCTCAATAGCTTCACTATTATTAACTACTGAAGTGAGTGTAGTTACAAAAGAGGAAAATAAAAACCAACAAATGCCAGGTATGTATTAGGAGAAAAAATGAAAAAGAAAAAAAGAATTCTGAAAAGAGTAATTTTTCTTGGGATTGCATTGATACTTTTTTTCATTAATAGAGATAAAGTATTTAGCTTTACAAAACTAATGTTATCAGATATAAATTTTAAATTAGTTGAAACAAAAACATTAGTTTATGACAGTTATACTAAATATAATCAAAAATTAGATTATTTAAATAATGTACAAAAAAATGTTGATGAATTAGAAAAATTAAAATCAGAAATACAGTTATTAAATACTGAAAAAATGGAATTACAAAAATTAGCAAAAGAAAATCAAGAATTAAAAACATATTTAGGTCTTGAGAATACAGATGATAAAAAATTTATTGTTGCTGAAGTAATTCTAAAAGATAACTTACAAGATCAAGATGTAATATATATAAATAAAGGTAAGAATGAAGGAATTGTTGAAAATTTACCAGTAATTTTAAATGGAAAAGTAATTGGTAAAGTAAATAAAGTATCTGATAATTATTCGGAAGTATATTTGCTTTCAAATCCTAATTTTAAGATGTCTGTTAATGTAAATGGTATATTTACAGGAATTATACGTGGAAAAGGTTCATTAGGATTTGTAATAAAAAACTTTAATGTTGAAAATGCAGATAAAATCTATCAATTTGATATAGAATCTTCTGGTATAAGTGAAATATATCCAAAAGGTTTACCTATTGGTAATTTTAAACTTGAAGATAAAACAAAATTAATTGAAAATAATGAATTAAACTTTGATATTAAAGATAGAATTATTGGAATTAATACAGTTGTTGTGTATAAATTTAATAATGTTAAACTTGAATTATTAAAAGAGATAGAAAGGGAAGAGCAATAATGAGAAAAATAATAATATATACAATGCTGTTATCAAGCTTAGCTTTTTCTAAAACTTTTGATTTTTTACAACAAAAATTTAATGCAGAAGTAATAGAATCATCTGTGATTAATAACAAAAAAAAGAAAAAAGTATATAATTTAGAATATTCACCGAGCGCTTTAAAGCTTGAAGTAGTAGAACCAAAATTGAATAAAGGAGAAGTTATTACCTACTTTACAGGTAAAAAAACATTGTACTCTCCTAAACTTAAACAAACAGTAGAACAAAAGTTGAGCAAGGAAGATGCTTCACTTTACTCTATTCTAGAAGAATTATCTAAATTAGATAGTAATATTACTTATGAAAAAAACAATAAGAAATATATTTTTGAAAATCAAATGTTAGTTGAAATAATAGCGGATAAATATAGTATTAAATTTACAGAGTATATTGGGAAGAAACCTAAAAAAATTCAATATTTATCAAACTCTGTAACTATTGATTACACAATAAATTATTAATGAAGATAATTAATGAAATTGCTATTATTTTAAATAAAAAAGAAATTTCTGGAAGCAGTGTTCAGGTTACTATGTTTAGTAAAGAGCATGGAAAAATTTCTGCAATTATTTTTAATGCTAGAAATTCTAAGAAAAAACATCTTGCTTCACTTATGCCATTAAGTATAACAGAACTAGAAATTGAGACTAAAAATAATTCAAAAATAATTAAAAATAGTATATTAAAGATGACTTTTGATAAGTCATTAAAAAAAATTGAAAAATTACAATTATCACTTTATGTTTTACATTCATTAAGTCAAATTTTAGAATTCGATAATCCTGAAGAAGAACTATATAATAAGAGTATCGAAATTTTAGAATATATTAATGATTTAGATGATAAAATAATTGAAAATCATAATTTTAGCATATATATACTGATAACTTATTTAAGACGTTTAATGATAGAATTAGGAATATATGATATTAACCAATTGTTATCTCAATATAATTTACATGAAGAATATAAAGAATATGTAGATTATTCTAAAAGTGGAATAATTAAAATAGAAAATAGCTTAATTGCAGTACTTAATTGTTTTGAAGATTATATAAATGACTATTTTAGTGTGAAATTAGATTATAAAAAAATATTGATACTTTAATGAAGGAGAAAAAAATGAAAACAAATTATATTTATGAAAGAATATATGTTGATGGAATAAATTTAAATTTACAAGCAAAAAATAAAAATGCTTTATTAAAAGAAATGTTTAAAGGTTTAGAAAATAATGAAAACATATTAAATAAAGAAAAAGCATTCGAAGATTTAATGGAAAGAGAAATATTAGGAACTACAGGAATTGGAAGAGGAGTTGCTATACCACATGCTAAAACTGATGCTGTAAAAGATATAGTTATAAGTATTGGAATAGTTAAAGATGGTATTGAATATGATGCTGTAGATGAAGAAAAAGTAAATACTTTATTTATGTTTTTATCTCCAGTAGAATTAAGTAGAGAATATTTAACTATACTTGCAAAAATATCAAGATTCTGTCAAAATGAAGATTTTAGAAAAGGGCTTTTAACAGTTTCGACAAAAGAAGAATTAATAGATTTAATTAAAAACATGGAAGTTTAATAGGAGTATATATGAAGTGTCCATATTGTGGTGATAAAGAAACTAAAGTAGTAGATAGTCGTTCATATAGTGATGGTAATTCAATAAAAAGAAGACGTCAGTGTGATATATGTAATAAAAGATTTAATACAATTGAGAAAATCTTTAACTTACCTATAGTTGTAATTAAGAAAAATGGTGAGGTTGAAGAGTTTGATAGAAATAAAATTTATCAAGGGATAATAAGATCACTTGTCAAAAGAAATTATGTACAAAATAAAGTTGATGAGATGATAGATGAGATAGAAAGAGATATATTAACTAATTATGATGGTAAAATTAATAGTAATAGATTAGGTGATATGATATTAGAAAAACTATTCTTATTTGATGAGGTAGCATATATTAGATTTGCTTCAGTATATAATAAATTTGAAAACTTAGATAGTTTTATAAATACCATAAAAGAAGTTAAGAAAAGAAAAGAGAAGAGATAAAATGAAGAAAAAATTATATACTTTATTATTTCTTATTCTATTTTTTGTAATACTTACAGCACTACTTTTAAGAATTTATTCGAATATTAAACAAAGTAGGGAAATGAATTTAAAATTAGCTGAAAGTACACAAAAATATGAAAAATTAAAGGAAGAAAAAGAGAAATTACAAAAAGAACTTGAAGAATCAAGAAAAGGTGCTAATAAAGAAAAATTTGTAAGAGATAATCTAAATATGAAAAAAGATGGGGAAAGAATATATAAGATAGTTGATAATCAAGAAGTAGAAAAGGTTGAAGAAGATAAAACTGAAGTAGAAACTAAAGAAAATTCTGAAACTAAAGAAGAAAATCAAAATAAAGAAAATGGAGATAAAAATGAATAATTTAGAAAATAAAATAAATGAAGCTATAATTATCAATCCAGAAGATAAAATTAGATACAGATTATCTAACTTATATTTATTTAGATCTTTTATACTTTTAGGTGTAATAATTTTTACTATTTTTTATGTTGGACCAGATATTTTTAAAGGTAAATTGACTGAAAACTTTCTAGTATTATTTTTAATACTTGGATTAGTAATATATGTAGTCTATCACTTAATGACTATTTTTAAATTTAATATTACTGTAGATA
This window of the Streptobacillus canis genome carries:
- the groL gene encoding chaperonin GroEL (60 kDa chaperone family; promotes refolding of misfolded polypeptides especially under stressful conditions; forms two stacked rings of heptamers to form a barrel-shaped 14mer; ends can be capped by GroES; misfolded proteins enter the barrel where they are refolded when GroES binds), giving the protein MSKIIKFNEEARLALQKGVDVLADAVKITLGPRGRNVVLDRGYGAPLITNDGVTIAKEIELEDYTENLGAQLMKEVAIKANDVAGDGTTTATVLAQSLIREGSKMIQAGANPVFIRRGIEKTSKLAIEKLRERSVSIKDNNEIEQVASISAADENIGKLIANAMKIVGENGVITVEEAKSLETSMEVVEGMQFDNGYLSPYMVTDTERMTVELENPYILLTSRKINSMKEILVLLEKVVESSRPLLIVADDIEGEALSTLVLNKIRGALNVVVVKAPAFGDRRLAMLEDIAILTGAIVISEEKAMKLEEADLDDLGVARRVKVTKDKTIIVDGMGNELERKERIAQIKGQIEESKSDYDREKLQERLAKLSGGVAVIRVGAATETEMKEKKMRIEDALNATRAAVEEGVVAGGGTALIQIYKDIKDFSIEGEEGIGVEIFKKALFAPLKQIAINSGVDAGVVVEKVLNSKLNYGYDALKEDYVNMFERGILDPTKVTRSAIQNSSSIASLLLTTEVSVVTKEENKNQQMPGMY
- the mreC gene encoding rod shape-determining protein MreC, which encodes MKKKKRILKRVIFLGIALILFFINRDKVFSFTKLMLSDINFKLVETKTLVYDSYTKYNQKLDYLNNVQKNVDELEKLKSEIQLLNTEKMELQKLAKENQELKTYLGLENTDDKKFIVAEVILKDNLQDQDVIYINKGKNEGIVENLPVILNGKVIGKVNKVSDNYSEVYLLSNPNFKMSVNVNGIFTGIIRGKGSLGFVIKNFNVENADKIYQFDIESSGISEIYPKGLPIGNFKLEDKTKLIENNELNFDIKDRIIGINTVVVYKFNNVKLELLKEIEREEQ
- the recO gene encoding DNA repair protein RecO, whose protein sequence is MKIINEIAIILNKKEISGSSVQVTMFSKEHGKISAIIFNARNSKKKHLASLMPLSITELEIETKNNSKIIKNSILKMTFDKSLKKIEKLQLSLYVLHSLSQILEFDNPEEELYNKSIEILEYINDLDDKIIENHNFSIYILITYLRRLMIELGIYDINQLLSQYNLHEEYKEYVDYSKSGIIKIENSLIAVLNCFEDYINDYFSVKLDYKKILIL
- a CDS encoding PTS sugar transporter subunit IIA — protein: MKTNYIYERIYVDGINLNLQAKNKNALLKEMFKGLENNENILNKEKAFEDLMEREILGTTGIGRGVAIPHAKTDAVKDIVISIGIVKDGIEYDAVDEEKVNTLFMFLSPVELSREYLTILAKISRFCQNEDFRKGLLTVSTKEELIDLIKNMEV
- the nrdR gene encoding transcriptional regulator NrdR, giving the protein MKCPYCGDKETKVVDSRSYSDGNSIKRRRQCDICNKRFNTIEKIFNLPIVVIKKNGEVEEFDRNKIYQGIIRSLVKRNYVQNKVDEMIDEIERDILTNYDGKINSNRLGDMILEKLFLFDEVAYIRFASVYNKFENLDSFINTIKEVKKRKEKR
- a CDS encoding septum formation initiator family protein is translated as MKKKLYTLLFLILFFVILTALLLRIYSNIKQSREMNLKLAESTQKYEKLKEEKEKLQKELEESRKGANKEKFVRDNLNMKKDGERIYKIVDNQEVEKVEEDKTEVETKENSETKEENQNKENGDKNE